A window of the Anaerolineae bacterium genome harbors these coding sequences:
- a CDS encoding BON domain-containing protein, which translates to MVELQESVKIRRPDEDIAEDIAALIRRFPPLMQSRHWLTVSVVDGVVTVKGHIKSAVGARVLLDNLPDIPGVVSVDSSGLYNDDDLRLAVGRVIPPGVRAVVDFGHVLLTGTLPPRHKADALIRRVEKVPGVRRVSSNLN; encoded by the coding sequence GTGGTGGAACTTCAGGAGTCCGTCAAGATCAGGCGTCCGGATGAGGACATCGCCGAAGACATCGCCGCCCTGATCCGGCGCTTCCCGCCCCTTATGCAGTCCCGCCACTGGCTAACCGTCAGCGTTGTTGACGGCGTGGTCACCGTCAAAGGCCACATCAAGTCGGCTGTTGGCGCGCGGGTGTTGCTGGATAACCTGCCCGATATCCCCGGCGTGGTGAGCGTCGATTCCTCCGGGCTGTACAACGACGACGATCTGCGCCTGGCTGTCGGCAGGGTGATCCCGCCGGGTGTGCGCGCCGTAGTGGATTTCGGCCACGTGCTGCTAACGGGGACGCTCCCGCCCCGCCACAAAGCCGACGCGCTGATCCGCCGGGTGGAAAAAGTTCCCGGCGTGCGCCGGGTAAGCAGCAACCTGAACTGA
- a CDS encoding radical SAM protein, with amino-acid sequence MSVAAPAYVALLESGELARRAEEACRLMTACVLCAWKCRVNRAAGKTGFCRTGTLPRVSSYFPHLGEEDCLRGWRGSGTIFFANCNMRCQYCQNYEISALGQGTEITPEALAGMMLELQEAGCHNINFVSPSHVVAPILVAVLIAAQAGLRLPLVYNTGGYDSPEALALLDGVIDIYMPDMKYGDAAIAQKYNKVPDYPRHNYRAVREMHRQVGDLVIDPATGLAQRGLLVRHLILPGGLAGTKAVMRFLAKEISPDTYVNLMPQYRPAYRAATEDMGVLSRPVTAEEVDEAYTIARRAGLHRFDTRRPFAIWRA; translated from the coding sequence ATGAGCGTGGCCGCGCCTGCTTATGTCGCACTGCTGGAAAGCGGCGAGCTGGCCCGCCGGGCGGAAGAAGCCTGCCGCCTGATGACGGCCTGTGTTCTGTGCGCGTGGAAGTGCCGGGTCAACCGCGCCGCCGGGAAGACTGGCTTCTGCCGCACCGGGACGCTGCCGCGAGTCAGTTCCTATTTCCCTCACCTGGGCGAGGAAGATTGCCTGCGTGGCTGGCGCGGCTCCGGCACAATCTTCTTTGCCAACTGCAACATGCGCTGTCAGTACTGCCAGAATTACGAGATCAGCGCCCTGGGTCAGGGAACGGAGATCACGCCGGAGGCGCTGGCAGGTATGATGCTGGAGCTGCAGGAGGCTGGCTGCCACAATATCAACTTCGTCTCGCCCAGCCATGTCGTCGCGCCGATCCTGGTCGCCGTGCTGATCGCGGCTCAGGCCGGGTTGCGCCTGCCGCTGGTCTACAATACCGGCGGCTACGATTCGCCGGAAGCGCTGGCCCTGCTGGATGGCGTGATCGACATCTACATGCCGGATATGAAATACGGCGACGCCGCCATTGCCCAGAAGTACAACAAAGTGCCGGACTATCCCCGCCACAATTACCGCGCCGTGCGGGAGATGCACCGTCAGGTCGGCGACCTGGTGATCGACCCGGCGACGGGGCTGGCGCAACGCGGGCTGCTGGTGCGCCATCTGATCCTGCCGGGCGGGCTGGCCGGGACAAAAGCGGTCATGCGCTTTCTGGCGAAGGAGATTTCGCCGGATACGTATGTCAACCTGATGCCCCAGTACCGGCCTGCCTACCGCGCCGCAACAGAGGATATGGGCGTGCTCAGCCGCCCGGTCACCGCTGAAGAAGTAGACGAAGCCTATACGATCGCCCGCCGGGCCGGGCTGCACCGCTTTGATACCCGGCGTCCCTTTGCTATCTGGCGGGCCTGA
- a CDS encoding adenine phosphoribosyltransferase (Catalyzes a salvage reaction resulting in the formation of AMP, that is energically less costly than de novo synthesis) has product MSAPQREVYTVTVAGLTRDLRLFEVAPGVRIAIINILGDTELVQAVARELAPRISKSSAEVLVTAEAKSIPLAHALSVELGMPYVVLRKVYKPYMGDALEAHTVSITTGAPQKLYLDEKDRSMLAGRNVALVDDVISTGSTLQGMRVLMDKVNARVAAQVAIFTEGDRARWSDIIALGHLPIFIDDDAGRPD; this is encoded by the coding sequence ATGTCCGCGCCACAACGCGAAGTCTACACCGTCACCGTCGCCGGGCTGACGCGCGACCTCCGTCTGTTCGAAGTCGCGCCCGGCGTGCGCATCGCCATCATCAACATCCTGGGCGACACGGAGCTGGTTCAGGCGGTCGCCCGCGAGCTGGCACCGCGCATCAGCAAGTCCAGTGCCGAGGTGCTGGTCACCGCTGAAGCCAAGAGCATCCCCCTGGCTCATGCTCTGTCGGTCGAGCTGGGGATGCCCTATGTCGTGCTGCGCAAGGTCTACAAGCCCTATATGGGCGATGCGCTGGAAGCGCATACCGTCAGTATCACCACCGGCGCGCCGCAGAAGCTCTACCTGGACGAGAAAGATCGATCCATGCTGGCAGGCCGCAATGTCGCCCTGGTGGATGACGTGATCAGCACTGGCAGCACCCTGCAGGGCATGCGTGTCCTGATGGACAAGGTCAATGCCCGCGTGGCCGCCCAGGTCGCCATCTTTACAGAGGGCGACCGCGCCCGCTGGTCGGATATTATTGCCCTGGGGCATCTGCCGATCTTCATCGACGACGACGCCGGTCGCCCGGACTGA
- a CDS encoding thioredoxin domain-containing protein, which produces MKTTRQTPGGAVRRVRLALFLLVTLGAGLIGCAPAATPGATPAPTAMLAPSATPLIITLPPPEALDSVVFSATDHSQGPEDAPVTIIHYGDFQCEPCADLARSLAILQERYPDKVRLIWRHFPDIVAHDKAPLALLGAEAAGEQGAFWPMHDLLFAEQAVWRDLSPESFRATLVAYASTLGLDLDAFRAALAADPTPLVEQYRLEALALDLVGIPTLLINGQPYSGRYDTYGLDEAVRFFALAERHFPDQPELVIDLSKSYRAILHTEHGDVTIDLFTDRAPVAVNNFVFLARAGWYNDITFHRVLPGLFAQTGDPSGTGLGGPGYTIADEADNGLIFDREGLVAMASTRGVPNSAGSQFFITYGPLTPEREWNGQFTIFGIVTDGMDAIRALTPRDPQDPLRYPDPPPGDRLLSVEIIEQ; this is translated from the coding sequence ATGAAGACGACGAGGCAGACTCCGGGGGGAGCAGTGCGGCGGGTTAGACTGGCGCTTTTCCTGCTTGTGACGCTGGGCGCCGGGCTGATCGGCTGCGCCCCTGCCGCCACGCCGGGCGCCACGCCAGCCCCGACGGCTATGCTGGCGCCCTCAGCCACCCCGCTGATCATCACCCTACCGCCGCCGGAAGCGCTGGACAGCGTCGTATTCTCGGCGACTGATCACAGCCAGGGGCCGGAAGACGCCCCGGTGACCATCATCCACTACGGCGACTTCCAGTGTGAGCCGTGCGCTGACCTGGCCCGCAGCCTGGCTATCCTTCAGGAACGCTACCCGGACAAGGTGCGCCTGATCTGGCGGCACTTCCCGGATATCGTCGCCCATGACAAAGCGCCGCTGGCCCTGCTGGGGGCGGAAGCGGCGGGCGAACAGGGCGCTTTCTGGCCGATGCATGACCTGCTCTTTGCCGAGCAGGCAGTCTGGCGTGATCTCTCGCCGGAGTCCTTCCGCGCCACGCTGGTCGCTTACGCCAGCACACTCGGCCTGGACCTGGACGCTTTCCGTGCTGCGCTGGCCGCTGACCCGACTCCGCTGGTCGAGCAATACCGCCTGGAGGCGCTGGCGCTTGATCTGGTGGGCATTCCCACGCTGCTGATCAATGGCCAGCCCTACAGCGGTCGCTACGATACCTACGGGCTGGATGAGGCAGTGCGCTTTTTTGCCCTGGCGGAGCGTCACTTCCCTGACCAGCCGGAACTGGTCATTGATCTGAGCAAATCCTACCGGGCCATCCTCCACACCGAGCACGGGGATGTGACGATCGACCTGTTTACTGACCGCGCACCGGTCGCTGTCAACAACTTCGTCTTTCTGGCCCGCGCTGGCTGGTATAACGACATCACCTTTCACCGTGTGCTGCCGGGCCTGTTCGCCCAGACGGGCGATCCCAGCGGCACGGGGCTGGGCGGGCCGGGCTACACCATCGCCGACGAGGCCGACAACGGCCTGATCTTTGATCGTGAAGGGCTGGTGGCGATGGCCAGTACGCGCGGCGTCCCCAATAGCGCGGGCAGCCAGTTCTTCATCACCTACGGCCCGCTGACGCCGGAGCGTGAATGGAACGGCCAGTTCACGATCTTTGGCATCGTGACTGATGGCATGGACGCCATCCGCGCCCTGACCCCGCGCGACCCGCAGGACCCGCTACGCTATCCCGATCCGCCGCCGGGCGACCGCTTGCTGAGCGTGGAGATCATCGAACAATGA
- a CDS encoding aldo/keto reductase, with amino-acid sequence MEYRRLGHAGIKVSALSLGGWTTFGDLVKDPRVTRDIIVRAYDAGINFFDIADVYAGGEAERMMGQVLRQFPRHTLVISSKAYWPMSDDVNDRGLSRKHLMESVEKSLKRIGTDYLDLYFCHRYDPDTPLEETIRAMDDLVHQGKILYWGTSEWTGAQIRQALDFCEAHNLYKPQVEQPQYNMLDRERVEQDVLPAAQAGGMGLVIWSPLASGLLTGKYDDGIPADSRLARLEWLRKAKLEGQDNPIPRVKALKAVAERLGVSRAQLALAWTLRLPGISSAITGATRLSQLEDNLGALSVTLSADVLTEIDRILSAPSPA; translated from the coding sequence ATGGAATACCGTCGCCTGGGGCACGCCGGGATCAAAGTCAGCGCGTTAAGTCTGGGTGGGTGGACCACCTTTGGCGATCTGGTCAAAGACCCGCGAGTCACACGGGACATCATCGTGCGCGCCTACGACGCCGGGATCAACTTCTTCGACATCGCCGATGTCTACGCCGGTGGCGAGGCTGAGCGTATGATGGGTCAGGTACTCCGTCAGTTCCCCCGCCATACACTGGTGATCTCCTCCAAAGCCTACTGGCCGATGAGCGACGACGTGAACGACCGTGGCCTTTCCCGCAAGCACCTGATGGAAAGCGTGGAAAAGTCGCTCAAGCGCATCGGCACGGATTACCTGGACCTCTACTTCTGCCATCGCTACGACCCGGATACACCGCTGGAGGAGACCATCCGCGCCATGGATGACCTGGTGCACCAGGGCAAAATCCTCTACTGGGGCACCAGCGAGTGGACTGGTGCGCAGATCCGGCAGGCCCTGGACTTCTGCGAGGCGCATAACCTGTACAAGCCGCAGGTCGAACAGCCGCAATATAACATGCTGGATCGGGAACGGGTGGAGCAGGATGTGCTGCCGGCGGCGCAGGCGGGCGGCATGGGACTGGTCATCTGGAGTCCGCTGGCCAGCGGTCTGCTGACCGGCAAGTATGACGATGGCATCCCGGCGGATAGCCGGCTGGCTCGCCTGGAGTGGCTGCGCAAGGCCAAGCTGGAAGGCCAGGATAACCCGATCCCGCGGGTGAAGGCGCTCAAGGCGGTCGCTGAGCGGCTCGGAGTCAGCCGGGCGCAGCTGGCCCTGGCCTGGACGCTGCGTTTGCCGGGCATCAGCAGCGCCATCACCGGCGCTACCCGCCTCAGCCAGCTGGAAGACAACCTGGGCGCGCTGAGCGTGACCCTCAGCGCGGATGTCCTGACCGAGATCGACCGTATCCTGTCCGCCCCATCCCCGGCCTGA
- a CDS encoding peptidoglycan DD-metalloendopeptidase family protein — protein sequence MATLADLWAAIKRLLGGPAAGQGNPSGKGAADDTGEKRRVPTEPLPPLPGPPPTIQSFSRAVEVPCMAAIRPDLGTVNLRSGPGLTYPRVERAAGGMTLGVAGVSGLDPDGRPWYRLEWDGGAGWVRSDLVQISGECADVLLKVPETPEPPFAVPEPAEDAFPLPVPGRVIQHVHNSHPAYDLAAPEGTPIHAAAPGIVVQRVLCTGREGDLPRISPSWLGLAGQEELRRDPAWGFGYGTFLVVRHGYADLPAGLRGCLDELGHGAIFVLYGHLQEVTVVDGEPVEAGTILGLTGSTGCCCGPYLHLEVRVGPADSAAEDWQALATVHPGRFFRELAAGQLGTGGQPGGAG from the coding sequence ATGGCTACCCTGGCCGATCTGTGGGCAGCGATCAAGCGGCTGCTGGGCGGCCCGGCTGCAGGACAGGGCAATCCATCCGGCAAGGGCGCCGCAGACGACACCGGCGAAAAACGCCGCGTCCCCACCGAACCGCTACCGCCGCTACCCGGCCCACCCCCGACCATTCAATCCTTCTCCCGCGCTGTTGAAGTGCCGTGCATGGCGGCTATCCGCCCCGATCTGGGGACGGTCAACCTGCGCAGCGGGCCGGGCCTGACCTACCCGCGGGTGGAACGGGCGGCCGGCGGGATGACCCTGGGGGTGGCCGGTGTTTCTGGCCTGGACCCTGACGGCCGGCCCTGGTACCGCCTGGAGTGGGACGGCGGGGCAGGCTGGGTGCGCAGCGACCTGGTGCAGATCTCCGGCGAATGCGCGGATGTCTTGCTCAAGGTGCCGGAGACGCCGGAACCGCCGTTTGCCGTGCCGGAACCGGCTGAGGATGCTTTCCCCCTGCCGGTGCCGGGCCGGGTGATCCAGCATGTCCATAACAGCCACCCGGCCTATGATCTGGCCGCGCCGGAAGGGACGCCGATCCACGCCGCCGCGCCAGGGATAGTCGTCCAGCGGGTGCTCTGTACCGGACGCGAAGGTGACCTGCCGCGCATCTCCCCGAGCTGGTTGGGGCTGGCCGGGCAGGAAGAACTGCGCCGCGATCCGGCCTGGGGCTTTGGTTACGGGACTTTTCTCGTTGTGCGCCACGGCTACGCTGATCTGCCCGCTGGGTTGCGCGGCTGCCTGGACGAGCTGGGACATGGGGCCATTTTTGTGCTGTACGGCCACCTGCAGGAAGTTACCGTCGTCGACGGAGAGCCAGTTGAAGCAGGCACGATCCTCGGCCTGACAGGCAGCACCGGCTGCTGCTGCGGCCCCTACCTGCACCTGGAAGTGCGCGTGGGGCCGGCTGACTCCGCGGCTGAGGACTGGCAGGCGCTGGCAACCGTCCATCCGGGACGGTTCTTCCGGGAACTGGCGGCGGGTCAACTGGGCACTGGTGGGCAACCCGGCGGCGCTGGCTGA
- a CDS encoding ABC transporter ATP-binding protein — translation MAIKGSGGQRGGDLVLQGIAKTFPQRDGQGEVRAVDDISLTIHSGEFVTLLGPSGCGKTTTLRLIAGFELPTAGKILLNGKDISNQPPNKRDMSMVFQSYALFPHMRVFDNIAYGLQTAGMPREQIRQKVEGALALMDLRGLGDRRPNELSGGQQQRVALARSLVMEPSVLLFDEPLSNLDAKLRVQMRAEIRHLQRRLGITSVYVTHDQIEAMSMSDRIVVMHQGKIEQIGTPQEIYRYPRTRFVADFIGRANFVETQVEAANGDRVTVRVLGRTVSVPMANPPQPGTRLTAVLRPESLSLDETPGVCPARIEQMMYLGAETEYMLEAEGQRVVVIEGGARALRGFTEGQTVGIVYEDTAVHLLPPG, via the coding sequence ATGGCCATCAAAGGTTCGGGCGGGCAGCGGGGCGGCGACCTGGTCCTGCAGGGGATCGCCAAGACTTTCCCTCAGCGCGATGGACAGGGCGAGGTACGCGCCGTTGACGACATCTCCCTGACCATTCACAGCGGCGAATTTGTCACTCTGCTCGGCCCCTCTGGCTGTGGCAAGACGACCACCCTGCGCCTGATCGCCGGCTTTGAGCTGCCCACCGCCGGCAAAATCCTGCTCAACGGCAAAGACATCAGCAACCAGCCGCCCAACAAGCGCGACATGTCGATGGTCTTCCAGAGCTACGCGCTCTTCCCGCACATGCGCGTCTTTGACAACATCGCTTACGGCCTGCAAACGGCGGGCATGCCCAGGGAGCAGATCCGGCAAAAGGTGGAAGGGGCGCTGGCCCTGATGGACCTCAGGGGGCTGGGCGACCGGCGGCCCAACGAGCTATCCGGCGGGCAGCAGCAGCGGGTGGCCCTGGCCCGTTCGCTGGTCATGGAGCCGAGTGTGCTGCTCTTTGACGAGCCGCTTTCAAACCTGGATGCCAAGTTGCGCGTGCAGATGCGCGCCGAGATCCGCCACCTGCAGCGTCGCCTGGGCATCACCAGCGTTTATGTGACCCACGACCAGATCGAGGCGATGTCGATGTCCGACCGGATCGTGGTCATGCACCAGGGTAAGATCGAGCAGATCGGCACGCCACAGGAGATCTACCGCTACCCGCGCACCCGCTTTGTCGCGGACTTCATCGGGCGGGCTAATTTCGTGGAGACACAGGTAGAAGCGGCTAATGGCGATCGGGTGACCGTCCGTGTGCTGGGGCGGACCGTCAGCGTGCCGATGGCCAATCCGCCCCAACCGGGCACGCGCCTGACTGCCGTGCTGCGCCCGGAATCGCTTAGCCTGGATGAAACTCCCGGCGTTTGCCCGGCCCGCATCGAGCAAATGATGTACCTGGGCGCTGAAACCGAGTACATGCTGGAGGCGGAAGGCCAGCGCGTGGTTGTCATCGAGGGTGGCGCGCGGGCGCTGCGCGGTTTCACCGAGGGGCAGACGGTCGGCATCGTTTACGAAGATACTGCTGTCCATCTGCTGCCACCGGGATGA
- a CDS encoding iron ABC transporter permease — protein sequence MVILPIGAMVGESASPEGLPLFAHYVTSSTYQTIIINTVVMGLLVATAGTALGFLFAYVQVKVKAPLKRFMHVVALVPIISPPFAVATATLVLFGRNGIISRGIFGVRYDIYGLDGLTLVLALSYFTVAYLNLKGMMQALDPALEEAATNLGASKWRIFRTVTVPMLIPGILGSFLLLFVEAIADLGNPLVLGGNYEVLATRIYISVIGLYDTTAAAVLSIILLVPSLAIFIVQRYWLSRLSVISVTGKPTGTPQLITNPWVRWPLFGLTIFVTLLIVLLYAMIFYGSFVMVPGVNNTFTLANFDFVINGYGSKAMTDTTLLSAIATPIAGLLGMLIAFLVVRKEFPGRGALDFAGMLGIAVPGTILGIGFLLMYNNPITLTLPFGGTPEQPLTLTLLPKLTGGRAIFGGALAIVIVFVVRSIPAALRAGVASLSQIDPSIEEASISLGADNARTFRKITLPLIRPAFLSGLIYAFARSMTALSAIVFLTTPQTKIMTHQILNEVENGRYGNAFAYCVILIGIVLVAIGILYATVGSTTGAERTLEGGA from the coding sequence ATGGTCATCCTGCCCATCGGCGCCATGGTCGGGGAGAGCGCCTCCCCGGAAGGGTTGCCGCTGTTTGCCCATTACGTGACCAGCAGTACCTACCAGACGATCATCATCAATACGGTCGTCATGGGTTTACTGGTGGCCACGGCGGGGACGGCGCTGGGCTTTCTGTTCGCCTATGTTCAGGTCAAGGTGAAGGCCCCGCTCAAGCGCTTTATGCATGTGGTGGCCCTGGTGCCGATCATCTCGCCGCCGTTTGCTGTGGCCACGGCCACCCTGGTGCTCTTCGGGCGCAACGGGATCATCAGTCGGGGCATCTTTGGCGTGCGTTATGACATCTACGGCCTGGACGGGTTGACGCTTGTCCTGGCGCTATCCTATTTCACTGTCGCCTATCTCAACCTGAAGGGGATGATGCAGGCGCTGGACCCGGCGCTGGAAGAAGCCGCCACCAACCTGGGGGCCAGCAAGTGGCGCATCTTCCGCACAGTGACCGTGCCCATGCTGATCCCCGGCATCCTTGGCTCGTTCCTGCTGCTGTTCGTGGAAGCGATCGCCGACCTGGGCAACCCATTGGTGCTGGGCGGCAACTACGAGGTACTGGCGACGCGCATTTACATCTCGGTGATCGGTCTGTACGACACCACTGCCGCCGCTGTCCTTTCGATCATCCTACTGGTTCCATCGCTGGCGATCTTCATCGTCCAGCGCTACTGGCTGAGCCGGCTCTCGGTGATCTCGGTCACCGGTAAGCCTACCGGCACGCCGCAGTTGATCACCAACCCCTGGGTGCGCTGGCCGCTCTTTGGCCTGACGATATTCGTCACCCTGCTGATCGTCCTGCTGTACGCCATGATCTTCTACGGCTCGTTCGTAATGGTGCCCGGCGTCAACAACACCTTCACGCTGGCCAACTTTGACTTCGTGATCAACGGCTACGGCTCCAAAGCGATGACCGATACTACACTGCTCTCGGCCATCGCCACGCCGATTGCCGGCCTGCTGGGGATGCTGATCGCCTTTCTGGTCGTGCGCAAGGAGTTCCCTGGTCGGGGGGCGCTGGACTTTGCCGGGATGCTGGGTATCGCTGTACCCGGCACCATCCTGGGCATCGGCTTCCTGCTGATGTATAACAACCCGATCACGCTTACCCTGCCCTTTGGCGGCACGCCGGAGCAGCCATTGACGCTGACGCTGCTGCCCAAGCTAACCGGCGGGCGGGCGATTTTTGGCGGCGCACTGGCGATCGTGATCGTGTTCGTGGTGCGCAGCATCCCGGCGGCGCTGCGGGCTGGCGTGGCCTCGCTCAGCCAGATCGACCCGTCGATTGAGGAAGCCTCGATCAGCCTGGGGGCGGATAACGCCCGCACCTTCCGCAAGATCACCCTGCCGCTGATCCGCCCGGCTTTCCTCTCCGGCCTGATCTACGCTTTCGCCCGGTCGATGACCGCGCTCTCGGCGATTGTCTTCCTGACTACGCCGCAGACCAAGATCATGACCCACCAGATTCTCAATGAAGTGGAAAACGGCCGCTATGGCAATGCGTTTGCGTATTGCGTGATTCTGATCGGGATCGTGCTGGTCGCGATCGGCATCCTCTACGCCACCGTCGGCTCCACCACCGGCGCGGAGCGTACCCTGGAAGGAGGCGCTTAA
- a CDS encoding HEAT repeat domain-containing protein — translation MTHTRNVDALIAILRDPRRGLAVQDEAVRQLARYAEEAIPPLIALLSDDDMGVRGRAAAALGRCGARAIAPLRAALPGAAPLTRRGIALALGLTRSARAVRPLVGLLADPDVETRRRAAIALGWLGNDYALDALTAALNDEEGAVRAAAQDALARIRREPRSP, via the coding sequence ATGACCCACACCCGCAATGTCGATGCGCTGATCGCTATCCTGCGTGACCCGCGACGGGGCCTGGCTGTCCAGGACGAGGCCGTGCGCCAGCTGGCCCGCTACGCCGAGGAAGCCATCCCGCCATTGATCGCGCTCCTGAGCGATGACGATATGGGCGTGCGCGGGCGGGCAGCGGCGGCGCTGGGCCGCTGTGGAGCCAGGGCCATCGCGCCACTGCGGGCGGCGCTGCCGGGTGCCGCTCCGCTGACCCGCCGGGGTATCGCCCTGGCGCTGGGGCTGACGCGCAGCGCGCGGGCGGTGCGCCCGCTGGTCGGCCTGCTGGCCGATCCTGACGTGGAGACACGCCGCCGGGCGGCCATCGCCCTGGGCTGGCTGGGCAACGATTACGCCCTCGATGCCCTGACCGCTGCGTTGAACGATGAAGAAGGGGCGGTGCGCGCCGCCGCGCAGGACGCCCTGGCCAGGATCCGCAGGGAACCACGAAGCCCGTAG
- a CDS encoding ABC transporter substrate-binding protein produces the protein MKKSLAVLLLVALLLSITPVLAQGGDTLTLLCTPQEDWCVAMTQAFQEQTGIVTSYVRMSSGEALARLRATAGNPEFSVWWGGPADTFFAAADEGLLEPYDSPNAQLIDPKYRDAEGKTWTGVYVGVLGFCSNKQILEELGVEPPTSWQDLLNPALQGNVAMAHPATSGTAFTAFWTNVTLAADALERAAMEEQGMDEEAIAEALAAGEYVGAGYDETGAPTQEAIDNAFAYFAQLHQNILQYTRSGAAPGRMAGAGEIAVAIIFSHDCVKLQQEGFADILVTTFPEEGTGYEIGGMAIIKGAAEPEAARAWYEWALTAEAQAIGPTVNSLQLPTNPEAPVSELSVKLDEVNLLNYNFVAAGANRTAIVERFDAEIAPEPVE, from the coding sequence ATGAAGAAGAGTCTGGCGGTTTTGCTGCTCGTTGCACTGCTGCTTTCGATCACGCCTGTTTTGGCCCAGGGCGGCGATACGCTGACCCTCCTCTGCACGCCGCAGGAGGACTGGTGCGTGGCCATGACCCAGGCCTTCCAGGAGCAGACGGGCATTGTCACCTCCTACGTCCGTATGTCTTCCGGCGAGGCGCTGGCCCGCCTGCGGGCGACAGCCGGGAACCCGGAGTTCTCCGTCTGGTGGGGCGGCCCGGCGGATACCTTCTTTGCCGCCGCGGATGAAGGGCTACTGGAACCGTATGATTCCCCCAATGCTCAGCTGATCGATCCCAAGTACCGGGATGCAGAAGGCAAGACCTGGACGGGCGTTTACGTCGGCGTGCTGGGCTTCTGCTCCAACAAGCAGATTTTGGAAGAACTGGGCGTTGAACCGCCGACCTCCTGGCAGGACCTCCTCAACCCGGCCCTGCAGGGCAATGTTGCCATGGCCCACCCGGCCACTTCCGGCACGGCCTTCACCGCTTTCTGGACGAACGTGACCCTGGCCGCTGACGCCCTGGAACGCGCCGCCATGGAAGAGCAGGGCATGGATGAGGAAGCCATCGCCGAGGCCCTGGCCGCTGGCGAATACGTCGGCGCGGGCTACGACGAGACCGGCGCTCCCACCCAGGAGGCCATCGACAACGCCTTCGCTTACTTCGCCCAGCTGCACCAGAACATCCTGCAGTACACCCGTTCCGGCGCAGCGCCGGGCCGGATGGCTGGCGCGGGCGAGATCGCCGTCGCCATCATCTTCTCCCATGACTGCGTCAAGCTGCAGCAGGAAGGCTTCGCCGATATCCTGGTCACCACCTTCCCGGAGGAAGGCACCGGCTATGAGATCGGTGGCATGGCCATCATCAAGGGCGCTGCGGAACCGGAAGCCGCCCGCGCCTGGTACGAGTGGGCGCTGACCGCGGAGGCGCAGGCCATTGGCCCGACGGTCAACAGCCTGCAGCTGCCGACCAACCCTGAGGCCCCGGTCTCCGAGCTATCGGTCAAGCTGGATGAGGTCAACCTGCTGAACTACAACTTTGTCGCGGCGGGCGCCAATCGCACAGCGATCGTCGAGCGCTTCGACGCCGAAATCGCGCCGGAGCCGGTCGAGTAA